Part of the Geodermatophilus obscurus DSM 43160 genome is shown below.
ACGGCGCGCACCGCGCAGCTGACCGTCGGCAACGAGGCGCTGGCCCAGGTCGAGGCCGCCTTCCGCGAGCCGGGGGAGACCGGCATCCGCAGCATGCTGGACGACGTGTGGGCGGGCTTCAGTGCCCTGGCCAACGCCACGGACCCGACCGAGCCGGCCGTGCGCAGCCAGGTGCTCGAGCGGCTGGACATCCTGGCCTCGGGCATGAGGACCACGCGGGCCACCCTCGACCAGCAGTGGCGGCAGACCCGTGACAACGTCGTGGCGCTCGCCGCTGAGGTGAACACGACGGCGTCGTCCATCGCCGACCTCAACACCCAGATCCGCCAGGCCACCCGGTCGGGGCTGCCCACCAACGAGCTCTCCGACCGCCGGGACCTGCTGGTCGTGCAGCTGGCCGAGAAGGTGGGCGCCACGTCCGTGGCGGCGTCGGACGGCATGGTCGACGTCATCGTCGGCGGTACGACGCTGGTCGCCGGCGGCTCCGCGCTCGGCCTGCGCGTCGCCGGCGTCGACGACCCGGACGCCGTCGGCGCCGGGAACGACCCGCGGGTGGTCACGGCCCCGGGCGGGACGACCCTCGCGGTCGGCGGCACCGCCGGCGGCCAGATGGCGGTGCTGTCGACGACCCTCCCGAGCTACCGCAACGCGCTCGACGGGCTCGCCCGCGACCTGGTGGGCAAGATCAATGCGGTCCAGGCCCAGGGCTACGACGTCTACGGCGCGTCGGGGGCGGCCGAGCCGCTCATGGACGACGGCTCCGGCAACCCCGTCGTCGACCTGGCCAACGTCGACGCCGGCAACATCAGGGTCCGCGTCACCAGGCCCGAGCTCATCGCCGCCGCGACGACGGCCCCCGGGGTCCTCGGTGCCCCCTCGGCCGACGGCGGCAACGCCGACGCGTTCTTCGACCTGAGCCTCGAGAACGGTGGCGTCGACGCCACCTATCGGGCGCTGGTCGTCGCGCTCGGGGTCGAGGCCTCGGTCGTCGCCCGCGACGTCGCGGTCCAGAAGGTGATCTCCACCCAGGTGGACGCCGCCCGCGAGTCCGTGTCCGGTGTCAACCTCGACGAGGAGATGACCAACATGCTGTCCTTCCAGCACGCCTACAGCGCGGCCGCCCGCATGGTGACCGCCATCGACGAGGCACTGGACACCCTGATCAACCGCACCGGCGTCGTGGGGCGGTGACCTGATGCGGATCACCCACCGGGCCGTCACGCAGACCGCGCTCCTCGGCCTGAACACCAACCTCTCGTCCGTGGCGAAGCTGCAGCAGCAGCTGACCTCCGGGAAGCTGATCAGCGCCCCGTCGGACTCGCCGACCGGGACCAACAAGGCGCTGCAAATCCGGCAGGACCAGAGCGCCGTCGAGCAGTTCGCCAAGAACATCTCCGACGGGCAGAGCTGGCTCGACGCGACCGACACCGCGCTGAACGAGGCCGTCGCCCAGGTGCAGCGGGTCCGTGCGCTGACCGTGCAGGCCATGAACGACGGTGCGGTGTCGACCAGCTCGCAGAGGGCCATCGCCGTCGAGGTGGCGGCGCTGCGGGAGAGCCTCCTCGGTGTGGCCAACTCGAGCATCAACGACCGCGCCCTATTCGGTGGCGTGACCCAGGGCTCGACCGCGTACAGCGCGGACGGCACCTACGTCGGCGCGCCGCCCGTGGGCGAGGGGATCACCCGACGGGTGTCGAACGCCGACCGGATCCGGATCGACGTCACCGGCCACGAGGCCTTCGGCGTGCCCAGCCCCGGCAACCCGGACCTGTTCGGTCTCGTCGGGAAGATTGCCGCCGATGTCGGGACCGCACCCGACGCACTGTCGGCTGACCTCGAGCAGCTCGACGCGGCGCTCGACCGGCTGCTCGGGGCCGCCGCCTCCGTCGGCGCCCGCTCGACCCGGATGGAGGCGGCCGGCCAGGTCAACACCGACCTGCAGCTGACCCTGGCCTCGCAGCTCGTGGCCGTCGAGGACATCGACCTGGCAAAGACGATCATGGAGCTCAGCCAGACCGAGGTCGGCTACAAGGCGGCGCTGCAGGCCACCGCTCAGGTGATCCAGCCGACGCTCGTGGACTTCCTGCGATGACCCTCTCCGCCGTCGCGACCCTGCCCCTGCTGTCGATGACCGAGGCGCTGCCCGGGTTCCCGGGCCACCGGGACTACGTGCTGGTGACCGCCGACGGCGACGGCCGGCTGTTCTGGCTGCAGTCGATGGCGCCGGAGGGCCCGCGCTTCCTCGCCATCGACCCGGGCAGGTACTTCCCGGACTACGCACCCGCGCTGCCCCCGGCCGTGTGCGCGGACCTGGAACTCGACGACTCTGCGGAGGCACGGCTGTACTGCCTGGTGACGGTGCCGGCCGAGGGCCCGGCCGCGGCCACGGCCAACCTGCGGGCCCCGCTGGTGGTCAACCCGGCCAACTGGCGGTCCAGCCAGGTCGTGCTGCTCGACGGATCCCATCCCATCCGGCGGCCCCTGCGCCGATAACTGAACCGGTGGACGCGAGTCCGCCACCCCGGCGGGCGGCGACCAGTTGCTCGCCGATCCGCCAAGGACGGCCACCACACACCCATGGAGGGGTACCCGTGCTCACTCTCACCCGCA
Proteins encoded:
- the flgL gene encoding flagellar hook-associated protein FlgL, with amino-acid sequence MRITHRAVTQTALLGLNTNLSSVAKLQQQLTSGKLISAPSDSPTGTNKALQIRQDQSAVEQFAKNISDGQSWLDATDTALNEAVAQVQRVRALTVQAMNDGAVSTSSQRAIAVEVAALRESLLGVANSSINDRALFGGVTQGSTAYSADGTYVGAPPVGEGITRRVSNADRIRIDVTGHEAFGVPSPGNPDLFGLVGKIAADVGTAPDALSADLEQLDAALDRLLGAAASVGARSTRMEAAGQVNTDLQLTLASQLVAVEDIDLAKTIMELSQTEVGYKAALQATAQVIQPTLVDFLR
- the fliW gene encoding flagellar assembly protein FliW yields the protein MTLSAVATLPLLSMTEALPGFPGHRDYVLVTADGDGRLFWLQSMAPEGPRFLAIDPGRYFPDYAPALPPAVCADLELDDSAEARLYCLVTVPAEGPAAATANLRAPLVVNPANWRSSQVVLLDGSHPIRRPLRR
- the flgK gene encoding flagellar hook-associated protein FlgK; this translates as MSSTFGGLNTARTALWASQRGLDVTGQNIANVNTDGYSRQRVELRAMGGTAVPAIHSVSSPVGNGVDANQVDRIRDVFLERRGQVETARTAQLTVGNEALAQVEAAFREPGETGIRSMLDDVWAGFSALANATDPTEPAVRSQVLERLDILASGMRTTRATLDQQWRQTRDNVVALAAEVNTTASSIADLNTQIRQATRSGLPTNELSDRRDLLVVQLAEKVGATSVAASDGMVDVIVGGTTLVAGGSALGLRVAGVDDPDAVGAGNDPRVVTAPGGTTLAVGGTAGGQMAVLSTTLPSYRNALDGLARDLVGKINAVQAQGYDVYGASGAAEPLMDDGSGNPVVDLANVDAGNIRVRVTRPELIAAATTAPGVLGAPSADGGNADAFFDLSLENGGVDATYRALVVALGVEASVVARDVAVQKVISTQVDAARESVSGVNLDEEMTNMLSFQHAYSAAARMVTAIDEALDTLINRTGVVGR